In Cyclopterus lumpus isolate fCycLum1 chromosome 9, fCycLum1.pri, whole genome shotgun sequence, a single genomic region encodes these proteins:
- the mtmr3 gene encoding myotubularin-related protein 3 isoform X2, giving the protein MEEKGQQSLECIQANQIFPKKSPVLEEENMQVPFPELHGEFAEYVGRAEDAIIAVSNYRLHIKFKESVVNVPLQLVETVECRDMFQLHVTCKDCKVVRCQFSTFEQCQEWLKRLNTVVRPPSRLENLFSFAFHAWCMDVYAGEKEQHGELCRPGEHVTSWFKNEVERMGFDTQNAWRISDINSKFRLCPSYPQQLLVPAWITDKELENVAAFRSWKRFPSVVYRHQTTGAVIARCGQPEVSWWGWRNADDEHLVQSIAKACAVDGSSRKHISNGGYTNGNDLPDTDFESSMTNSSEVETLATQPHKLLILDARSYAAAVANRAKGGGCECPEYYPNCEVVFMGMANIHSIRKSFQSLRFLCTQMPDPANWLSALESTKWLQHLSLLLKAALLVVNAVDRDHRPVLVHCSDGWDRTPQIVALSKVLLDPYYRTIEGFQVLLETDWLDFGHKFADRCGHGENSEDVNERCPVFLQWLDCVHQLQRQFPCSFEFNEAFLVKLVQHTYSCLFGTFLCNSGKEREDRHVQERTCSVWSLLRPANRALRNMLYSSHSETVLHPVCHVRNLMLWTAVYLPSSSPTTPSDESCAPYPVPGGNPEDAPLGRRTKTRSFDNLPSACELGSSLAPNRRSSDPSLNEKWQDHRRSLELNMAVGPEGGGNPDQEVRPNGVGLYPDGVDSELEDSLQPRGSHSELRQEASVCTAATGDEAKEAELSVAVGVAESQMENILQEATKEEAGADVQREGSAAVKHVTDTVDTESEEVAKVEEDDRCAEVNGTEMQREALANGHHPVNGVMEAEENDAPPSLPTQMAEELDHQAAEVTQAPEELEKQDVENSSVQEELAHGPSESGSDEPEQPAAHRTITNGFVDRSPEEPDVAEETCPDCDHSVTKQVDKMASLMESSTETLTEEACSRMELPPQPPVCPTRHPCSDGRNQPPCFRKEQGLEAGEHGFIRTLNGGCKRPSVSAFQCVSADLSRDGFYNGDSSDAEPCGGHHWVKGNGERVPLSRQVSLASCNSLILHPRGSCSQHRWCHALLGRAAISPEQPSRSHLDDDGLTLHTDAIQQRLRQIEAGHQLEVETLKKQVQELWSRLENQQHAGSQRFNGDMGDEVTSMTDSEYNLDPNCLSRCSTELFSEASWEQVDKQDTEVTRWYPDHLAAQCYGCESRFWLAARKHHCRNCGNVFCASCCDQKIPVPSQQLFDPSRVCKSCYGSLKLSPAPLDLDLELEKPITASSN; this is encoded by the exons ATG gaggagaaggggcAGCAGAGCTTGGAATGTATCCAGGCCAATCAGATCTTCCCCAAAAAGTCCCCCGTTCTGGAGGAAGAAAACATGCAG GTGCCCTTTCCTGAGCTGCATGGGGAGTTCGCAGAGTATGTGGGGAGAGCAGAGGATGCCATCATCGCGGTGTCCAACTACCGCCTACACATCAAGTTCAAAGAGTCCGTTGTCAAC GTTCCTCTTCAGCTCGTAGAGACCGTGGAGTGTCGGGATATGTTCCAGCTTCACGTCACCTGTAAGGACTGTAAAGTCGTCAG GTGCCAGTTCTCCACCTTTGAGCAGTGTCAGGAATGGTTGAAACGCCTGAACACAGTAGTGCGCCCGCCCTCTCGCCTGGAGAACCTCTTCTCCTTCGCCTTCCACGCCTGGTGCATGGACGTGTACGCTGGCGAGAAGGAGCAGCACGGCGAGCTGTGCCGACCAG GCGAACACGTGACTTCCTGGTTCAAGAACGAGGTCGAGAGGATGGGCTTTGACACCCAAAACGCCTGGAGGATATCTGACATCAACAGCAAGTTCAG GCTCTGCCCCAGCTATCCTCAGCAGCTCTTGGTGCCGGCCTGGATCACTGACAAGGAGCTGGAAAATGTGGCAGCCTTCCGCTCCTGGAAGAGGTTTCCTTCTGTGGTTTATAG GCACCAGACCACTGGAGCCGTGATCGCCCGCTGCGGTCAGCCGGAGGTCAGCTGGTGGGGCTGGAGGAACGCTGATGACGAGCACCTGGTCCAGTCCATCGCCAAGGCCTGCGCCGTGGACGGTAGCTCCCGCAAACACATTTCCAACGGCGGCTACACCAACGGCAACGACCTGCCCGACACCGACTTTG AATCCTCCATGACCAACAGCTCAGAGGTGGAGACTTTGGCCACCCAGCCCCACAAGTTACTGATCCTGGACGCCAGGTCCTATGCTGCTGCCGTGGCTAACAGGGCCAAAGGGGGAGGCTGTGAATGCCCAG aGTACTATCCCAACTGTGAGGTGGTGTTTATGGGCATGGCCAACATCCACTCCATCCGCAAGAGTTTCCAGTCTCTGCGTTTCCTCTGCACTCAGATGCCTGATCCAGCCaa CTGGCTTTCTGCTCTTGAGAGCACCAAGTGGCTGCAGCACCTGTCCCTGCTGCTGAAGGCAGCGCTGCTGGTGGTCAACGCTGTGGACAGAGACCACAGGCCTGTTCTGGTGCACTGCTCTGATGGCTGGGACCGCACACCTCAGATCGTTGCTTTGTCCAAGGTGCTGCTGGACCCGTACTACCGCACTATCGAG GGCTTCCAGGTTTTGTTGGAGACTGATTGGCTCGACTTTGGCCACAAGTTTGCCGACCGCTGCGGCCATGGAGAGAACTCTGAGGACGTGAATGAGCGCTGCCCTGTCTTCCTGCAGTGGCTggactgtgttcaccagctgcaGAGGCAGTTCCCATGCTCCTTTGAGTTTAATGAGGCCTTCCTG gtgAAACTGGTGCAGCACACCTACTCCTGTCTGTTCGGCACCTTCCTGTGTAACAGCGGCAAGGAGAGGGAGGACCGCCACGTTCAGGAGCGGACCTGCTCCGTGTGGTCGCTGCTGAGGCCGGCTAACCGCGCACTGAGGAACATGCTGTACTCTTCACACTCCGAGACA GTTCTCCACCCGGTGTGTCACGTACGCAACCTGATGCTGTGGACGGCGGTCTACCTGCCCagctcctcccccaccaccccctcAGATGAATCATGCGCCCCCTACCCGGTGCCTGGTGGCAACCCTGAGGATGCGCCCCTGGGCAG ACGTACGAAGACTCGCTCCTTCGACAACTTGCCCAGTGCATGTGAGCTGGGAAGCTCTCTGGCTCCTAACCGCCGCTCCAGTGACCCAAGCCTCAATGAGAAGTGGCAAGACCACCGGCGTTCGCTGGAGCTCAACATGGCAGTGGGGCCCGAGGGAGGGGGAAACCCGGATCAGGAGGTGCGGCCTAACGGAGTGGGGCTTTACCCAGACGGAGTTGACTCTGAACTGGAGGACAGCCTGCAGCCCCGGGGCTCGCACTCTGAGCTCAGACAGGAAGCCTCTGTATgcacagcagcaacaggagACGAAGCAAAGGAGGCAGAGCTCTCTGTGGCAGTGGGCGTGGCGGAGAGCCAAATGGAGAACATCCTTCAGGAAGCCACCAAGGAGGAGGCTGGAGCAGATGTTCAGAGAGAGGGAAGTGCTGCTGTCAAACATGTCACTGACACCGTTGACACAGAGTCAGAGGAAGTAGCAAAAGTCGAAGAGGATGATCGGTGTGCCGAGGTCAACGGGACTGAGATGCAGAGAGAAGCACTTGCTAATGGTCACCATCCAGTAAATGGCGTAATGGAAGCTGAGGAGAATGATGCGCCTCCCTCTCTACCCACACAGATGGCAGAGGAGCTGGATCACCAGGCAGCTGAGGTGACTCAGGCcccagaggagctggagaagcagGATGTAGAGAACTCTTCTGTACAAGAGGAGCTTGCACATGGACCCAGTGAGTCCGGCTCAGATGAGCCAGAGCAGCCTGCAGCCCACAGAACTATAACCAACGGCTTTGTGGACAGGTCGCCCGAAGAGCCAGATGTAGCTGAGGAGACCTGCCCTGACTGTGACCACAGTGTCACAAAGCAGGTGGATAAGATGGCCTCCCTGATGGAAAGCTCCACAGAGACTTTAACTGAAGAGGCCTGCAGCAGGATGGAGCTACCACCACAGCCTCCTGTTTGTCCAACTCGTCATCCCTGCAGTGATGGCAGGAACCAACCGCCGTGCTTCAGGAAGGAGCAAGGACTGGAGGCAGGCGAGCATGGCTTTATCAGAACTTTAAACGGGGGCTGCAAGCGACCCTCTGTCAGTGCCTTTCAGTGTGTCAGTGCTGACCTCAGCAGGGATGGGTTTTATAACGGCGACAGCTCCGATGCGGAGCCCTGCGGAGGACATCACTGGGTCAAAGGGAACGGAGAGAGGGTTCCTCTGAGTCGACAGGTGTCGCTAGCAAGCTGCAACTCCCTGATCCTCCATCCACGTGGGAGCTGCTCCCAGCACCGCTGGTGCCACGCCCTGCTGGGCCGGGCCGCCATCAGCCCGGAGCAGCCGTCCCGCAGCCATCTTGATGACGACGGGCTGACCCTGCACACGGACGCCATCCAGCAGAGGCTGAGGCAGATCGAGGCGGGACACCAGTTGGAGGTGGAGACTCTGAAGAAGCAGGTGCAGGAACTGTGGAGCCGCCTGGAGAATCAGCAGCACGCCGGCTCCCAGAGGTTCAACGGAGACATGGGAGACGAAGTG ACCTCAATGACAGACTCTGAGTACAACCTGGACCCCAACTGTTTGTCGCGGTGCAGCACAGAGCTTTTCTCCGAGGCCAGCTGGGAGCAGGTGGACAAGCAGGACACTGAG GTGACTCGCTGGTACCCAGACCATTTGGCAGCCCAGTGTTACGGCTGTGAGAGCAGGTTCTGGCTCGCCGCCAGGAAGCATCACTGCAG GAACTGCGGTAACGTGTTCTGTGCCAGCTGTTGCGACCAGAAGATCCCAGTGCCAAGCCAGCAGCTTTTCGACCCCAGCCGCGTCTGTAAGAGCTGCTACGGCAGCCTCAAGCTCAGCCCGGCTcccctggacctggacctggagctGGAGAAACCCATCACAGCCAGCTCCAACTGA
- the mtmr3 gene encoding myotubularin-related protein 3 isoform X1: MEEKGQQSLECIQANQIFPKKSPVLEEENMQVPFPELHGEFAEYVGRAEDAIIAVSNYRLHIKFKESVVNVPLQLVETVECRDMFQLHVTCKDCKVVRCQFSTFEQCQEWLKRLNTVVRPPSRLENLFSFAFHAWCMDVYAGEKEQHGELCRPGEHVTSWFKNEVERMGFDTQNAWRISDINSKFRLCPSYPQQLLVPAWITDKELENVAAFRSWKRFPSVVYRHQTTGAVIARCGQPEVSWWGWRNADDEHLVQSIAKACAVDGSSRKHISNGGYTNGNDLPDTDFESSMTNSSEVETLATQPHKLLILDARSYAAAVANRAKGGGCECPEYYPNCEVVFMGMANIHSIRKSFQSLRFLCTQMPDPANWLSALESTKWLQHLSLLLKAALLVVNAVDRDHRPVLVHCSDGWDRTPQIVALSKVLLDPYYRTIEGFQVLLETDWLDFGHKFADRCGHGENSEDVNERCPVFLQWLDCVHQLQRQFPCSFEFNEAFLVKLVQHTYSCLFGTFLCNSGKEREDRHVQERTCSVWSLLRPANRALRNMLYSSHSETVLHPVCHVRNLMLWTAVYLPSSSPTTPSDESCAPYPVPGGNPEDAPLGRRTKTRSFDNLPSACELGSSLAPNRRSSDPSLNEKWQDHRRSLELNMAVGPEGGGNPDQEVRPNGVGLYPDGVDSELEDSLQPRGSHSELRQEASVCTAATGDEAKEAELSVAVGVAESQMENILQEATKEEAGADVQREGSAAVKHVTDTVDTESEEVAKVEEDDRCAEVNGTEMQREALANGHHPVNGVMEAEENDAPPSLPTQMAEELDHQAAEVTQAPEELEKQDVENSSVQEELAHGPSESGSDEPEQPAAHRTITNGFVDRSPEEPDVAEETCPDCDHSVTKQVDKMASLMESSTETLTEEACSRMELPPQPPVCPTRHPCSDGRNQPPCFRKEQGLEAGEHGFIRTLNGGCKRPSVSAFQCVSADLSRDGFYNGDSSDAEPCGGHHWVKGNGERVPLSRQVSLASCNSLILHPRGSCSQHRWCHALLGRAAISPEQPSRSHLDDDGLTLHTDAIQQRLRQIEAGHQLEVETLKKQVQELWSRLENQQHAGSQRFNGDMGDEVTSMTDSEYNLDPNCLSRCSTELFSEASWEQVDKQDTEVTRWYPDHLAAQCYGCESRFWLAARKHHCSGREPFQEVWNCGNVFCASCCDQKIPVPSQQLFDPSRVCKSCYGSLKLSPAPLDLDLELEKPITASSN, translated from the exons ATG gaggagaaggggcAGCAGAGCTTGGAATGTATCCAGGCCAATCAGATCTTCCCCAAAAAGTCCCCCGTTCTGGAGGAAGAAAACATGCAG GTGCCCTTTCCTGAGCTGCATGGGGAGTTCGCAGAGTATGTGGGGAGAGCAGAGGATGCCATCATCGCGGTGTCCAACTACCGCCTACACATCAAGTTCAAAGAGTCCGTTGTCAAC GTTCCTCTTCAGCTCGTAGAGACCGTGGAGTGTCGGGATATGTTCCAGCTTCACGTCACCTGTAAGGACTGTAAAGTCGTCAG GTGCCAGTTCTCCACCTTTGAGCAGTGTCAGGAATGGTTGAAACGCCTGAACACAGTAGTGCGCCCGCCCTCTCGCCTGGAGAACCTCTTCTCCTTCGCCTTCCACGCCTGGTGCATGGACGTGTACGCTGGCGAGAAGGAGCAGCACGGCGAGCTGTGCCGACCAG GCGAACACGTGACTTCCTGGTTCAAGAACGAGGTCGAGAGGATGGGCTTTGACACCCAAAACGCCTGGAGGATATCTGACATCAACAGCAAGTTCAG GCTCTGCCCCAGCTATCCTCAGCAGCTCTTGGTGCCGGCCTGGATCACTGACAAGGAGCTGGAAAATGTGGCAGCCTTCCGCTCCTGGAAGAGGTTTCCTTCTGTGGTTTATAG GCACCAGACCACTGGAGCCGTGATCGCCCGCTGCGGTCAGCCGGAGGTCAGCTGGTGGGGCTGGAGGAACGCTGATGACGAGCACCTGGTCCAGTCCATCGCCAAGGCCTGCGCCGTGGACGGTAGCTCCCGCAAACACATTTCCAACGGCGGCTACACCAACGGCAACGACCTGCCCGACACCGACTTTG AATCCTCCATGACCAACAGCTCAGAGGTGGAGACTTTGGCCACCCAGCCCCACAAGTTACTGATCCTGGACGCCAGGTCCTATGCTGCTGCCGTGGCTAACAGGGCCAAAGGGGGAGGCTGTGAATGCCCAG aGTACTATCCCAACTGTGAGGTGGTGTTTATGGGCATGGCCAACATCCACTCCATCCGCAAGAGTTTCCAGTCTCTGCGTTTCCTCTGCACTCAGATGCCTGATCCAGCCaa CTGGCTTTCTGCTCTTGAGAGCACCAAGTGGCTGCAGCACCTGTCCCTGCTGCTGAAGGCAGCGCTGCTGGTGGTCAACGCTGTGGACAGAGACCACAGGCCTGTTCTGGTGCACTGCTCTGATGGCTGGGACCGCACACCTCAGATCGTTGCTTTGTCCAAGGTGCTGCTGGACCCGTACTACCGCACTATCGAG GGCTTCCAGGTTTTGTTGGAGACTGATTGGCTCGACTTTGGCCACAAGTTTGCCGACCGCTGCGGCCATGGAGAGAACTCTGAGGACGTGAATGAGCGCTGCCCTGTCTTCCTGCAGTGGCTggactgtgttcaccagctgcaGAGGCAGTTCCCATGCTCCTTTGAGTTTAATGAGGCCTTCCTG gtgAAACTGGTGCAGCACACCTACTCCTGTCTGTTCGGCACCTTCCTGTGTAACAGCGGCAAGGAGAGGGAGGACCGCCACGTTCAGGAGCGGACCTGCTCCGTGTGGTCGCTGCTGAGGCCGGCTAACCGCGCACTGAGGAACATGCTGTACTCTTCACACTCCGAGACA GTTCTCCACCCGGTGTGTCACGTACGCAACCTGATGCTGTGGACGGCGGTCTACCTGCCCagctcctcccccaccaccccctcAGATGAATCATGCGCCCCCTACCCGGTGCCTGGTGGCAACCCTGAGGATGCGCCCCTGGGCAG ACGTACGAAGACTCGCTCCTTCGACAACTTGCCCAGTGCATGTGAGCTGGGAAGCTCTCTGGCTCCTAACCGCCGCTCCAGTGACCCAAGCCTCAATGAGAAGTGGCAAGACCACCGGCGTTCGCTGGAGCTCAACATGGCAGTGGGGCCCGAGGGAGGGGGAAACCCGGATCAGGAGGTGCGGCCTAACGGAGTGGGGCTTTACCCAGACGGAGTTGACTCTGAACTGGAGGACAGCCTGCAGCCCCGGGGCTCGCACTCTGAGCTCAGACAGGAAGCCTCTGTATgcacagcagcaacaggagACGAAGCAAAGGAGGCAGAGCTCTCTGTGGCAGTGGGCGTGGCGGAGAGCCAAATGGAGAACATCCTTCAGGAAGCCACCAAGGAGGAGGCTGGAGCAGATGTTCAGAGAGAGGGAAGTGCTGCTGTCAAACATGTCACTGACACCGTTGACACAGAGTCAGAGGAAGTAGCAAAAGTCGAAGAGGATGATCGGTGTGCCGAGGTCAACGGGACTGAGATGCAGAGAGAAGCACTTGCTAATGGTCACCATCCAGTAAATGGCGTAATGGAAGCTGAGGAGAATGATGCGCCTCCCTCTCTACCCACACAGATGGCAGAGGAGCTGGATCACCAGGCAGCTGAGGTGACTCAGGCcccagaggagctggagaagcagGATGTAGAGAACTCTTCTGTACAAGAGGAGCTTGCACATGGACCCAGTGAGTCCGGCTCAGATGAGCCAGAGCAGCCTGCAGCCCACAGAACTATAACCAACGGCTTTGTGGACAGGTCGCCCGAAGAGCCAGATGTAGCTGAGGAGACCTGCCCTGACTGTGACCACAGTGTCACAAAGCAGGTGGATAAGATGGCCTCCCTGATGGAAAGCTCCACAGAGACTTTAACTGAAGAGGCCTGCAGCAGGATGGAGCTACCACCACAGCCTCCTGTTTGTCCAACTCGTCATCCCTGCAGTGATGGCAGGAACCAACCGCCGTGCTTCAGGAAGGAGCAAGGACTGGAGGCAGGCGAGCATGGCTTTATCAGAACTTTAAACGGGGGCTGCAAGCGACCCTCTGTCAGTGCCTTTCAGTGTGTCAGTGCTGACCTCAGCAGGGATGGGTTTTATAACGGCGACAGCTCCGATGCGGAGCCCTGCGGAGGACATCACTGGGTCAAAGGGAACGGAGAGAGGGTTCCTCTGAGTCGACAGGTGTCGCTAGCAAGCTGCAACTCCCTGATCCTCCATCCACGTGGGAGCTGCTCCCAGCACCGCTGGTGCCACGCCCTGCTGGGCCGGGCCGCCATCAGCCCGGAGCAGCCGTCCCGCAGCCATCTTGATGACGACGGGCTGACCCTGCACACGGACGCCATCCAGCAGAGGCTGAGGCAGATCGAGGCGGGACACCAGTTGGAGGTGGAGACTCTGAAGAAGCAGGTGCAGGAACTGTGGAGCCGCCTGGAGAATCAGCAGCACGCCGGCTCCCAGAGGTTCAACGGAGACATGGGAGACGAAGTG ACCTCAATGACAGACTCTGAGTACAACCTGGACCCCAACTGTTTGTCGCGGTGCAGCACAGAGCTTTTCTCCGAGGCCAGCTGGGAGCAGGTGGACAAGCAGGACACTGAG GTGACTCGCTGGTACCCAGACCATTTGGCAGCCCAGTGTTACGGCTGTGAGAGCAGGTTCTGGCTCGCCGCCAGGAAGCATCACTGCAG TGGCAGGGAGCCTTTCCAGGAGGTCTG GAACTGCGGTAACGTGTTCTGTGCCAGCTGTTGCGACCAGAAGATCCCAGTGCCAAGCCAGCAGCTTTTCGACCCCAGCCGCGTCTGTAAGAGCTGCTACGGCAGCCTCAAGCTCAGCCCGGCTcccctggacctggacctggagctGGAGAAACCCATCACAGCCAGCTCCAACTGA